A window of the Isosphaera pallida ATCC 43644 genome harbors these coding sequences:
- a CDS encoding ABC transporter ATP-binding protein has product MIEVRDFTKCYGEFVAVDQLSFTIGEGEIFGFIGPNGAGKSTTIRFLATLLRPTSGSAFVAGHSVVDDPMGVRRVIGFMPDDFGVYDGMKVWEFLDFFAVAYEIPRARRRTIINDVLNLVDLTHKRDDFVNGLSKGMKQRLCLAKTLVHDPPVLILDEPASGLDPRARVEMKALLVELSRMGKTILISSHILSELADFCTMIGVIERGRLLACGGIQHIQRQIQAHRILKIRILDPEPTRARDLLESHPGLTILDFAPGPRAFTCEFQGDDQQFADLLELLFKGGVRVHSFAEEELSLEEVFMRITKGIVN; this is encoded by the coding sequence ATCATCGAGGTGCGCGATTTCACCAAGTGCTACGGCGAATTCGTGGCGGTCGATCAACTCTCCTTCACTATTGGCGAAGGCGAGATTTTCGGCTTCATCGGACCCAACGGCGCGGGTAAATCAACCACGATTCGCTTCCTGGCCACCCTGCTGCGGCCCACCTCCGGTTCGGCGTTTGTGGCAGGTCACTCAGTGGTGGACGACCCGATGGGCGTGCGCCGGGTCATCGGCTTCATGCCGGACGACTTCGGCGTGTACGACGGCATGAAGGTTTGGGAATTTTTGGACTTCTTCGCCGTCGCCTACGAGATTCCCCGCGCCCGTCGTCGAACAATCATCAACGACGTGTTGAATTTGGTTGATTTGACGCATAAGCGGGATGATTTCGTCAACGGCTTGTCCAAAGGGATGAAGCAACGGCTCTGTCTGGCCAAAACCCTGGTCCATGACCCACCGGTGCTGATCCTGGACGAACCGGCCTCCGGCCTCGACCCCCGCGCTCGGGTCGAAATGAAGGCGCTGCTGGTGGAACTCTCGCGGATGGGCAAAACCATCCTCATCTCCAGCCACATCCTCTCGGAACTGGCCGACTTCTGCACTATGATCGGCGTCATCGAACGCGGACGTCTGCTGGCTTGTGGAGGCATTCAGCACATCCAACGTCAGATTCAAGCCCATCGGATTCTCAAAATCCGCATCCTCGACCCCGAGCCAACCCGGGCCCGCGACCTGCTGGAGTCGCATCCGGGCCTGACTATCCTCGACTTTGCGCCCGGCCCCCGCGCCTTCACCTGCGAGTTTCAGGGGGACGATCAACAATTCGCCGATCTTCTGGAACTCCTCTTCAAAGGCGGAGTCCGGGTCCACTCATTCGCCGAGGAGGAACTGAGTCTTGAAGAGGTTTTCATGCGTATTACTAAAGGGATCGTCAATTAA
- a CDS encoding ABC transporter permease: MILRDNPVLTRELLVNLRSNRSFVLLAVYVGFLGLLVWLAWGDTSGNTGRTAALNADASIRLFNLFFVGQFLLVTLMAPTFAAGAITGEKERKTYEMLLASPLKPGVILTGKLLSSVSFLVLLIIATLPLTTLCFLRGGLLLSDIVRAYVVLTISAVIFGMLSLICSSFFTRTSSALVVSYLTILPLALLLLASVQLTGPETREFLSIVVLPPWTLVGLALVGSAVRERLLHPPDLGSEGKEVVDEEEEQRHAIGVVIDREAFPDRLFAPAKRVDLMPDGINPVLDKELRSEIFSQGTLMLRIVIQVSMLMSIILMFLWLFQFPERAGYYVSYVLTFNLLVGPVFSAGAITQERERKTVGLLLTTLLTPWRILSAKLLAALRVSTVLTLLLTEQIVLGYLLNSEFHPRWWTFFLFMMIIVHSCMMTTSIGLLCSSLVKRTTTAMILTYLFLMLIYVAPIGAFNFIQAFFPEVSEANLRWLLTLSPYAAAVDIPLGITPLGALSGPTTPIPFGAEESFGWLGPGYGDPLPGIGLPVWLVHLILFPLVTPLIWAAAYLAFRYNWWVAARTI; this comes from the coding sequence ATGATCCTGCGCGACAATCCGGTGCTGACCCGCGAGTTGCTGGTCAATCTGCGTTCTAATCGCTCCTTTGTGTTGCTCGCCGTTTACGTCGGGTTTTTGGGGTTATTGGTTTGGCTGGCTTGGGGAGACACGAGTGGGAACACCGGGAGGACCGCCGCGCTCAACGCCGACGCCTCCATTCGGCTGTTCAACCTCTTTTTCGTGGGCCAATTCCTGCTGGTGACGCTGATGGCCCCCACCTTCGCCGCAGGCGCGATCACCGGCGAAAAGGAACGCAAAACCTACGAAATGCTCCTGGCCAGCCCCCTCAAACCGGGGGTCATCCTGACTGGAAAGCTACTTAGCAGCGTATCATTTCTCGTGCTACTCATCATCGCCACCTTACCTTTGACCACCCTGTGTTTTCTTCGAGGTGGATTGTTGCTGTCGGATATCGTGAGGGCTTATGTGGTCTTGACGATCTCGGCAGTGATTTTCGGAATGCTATCGCTAATCTGCTCCAGCTTTTTCACTCGCACCAGTTCCGCGCTCGTGGTCAGTTATCTCACGATTCTGCCATTGGCGTTGCTGCTGTTGGCCTCCGTTCAGTTGACCGGGCCAGAGACCCGCGAGTTCCTGAGCATCGTGGTGCTGCCGCCTTGGACCTTGGTTGGCCTGGCGCTGGTGGGTTCGGCGGTGCGCGAACGTCTGCTTCACCCGCCCGACCTGGGAAGCGAAGGCAAAGAAGTAGTGGACGAGGAGGAGGAACAACGTCACGCGATTGGAGTGGTGATCGACCGCGAAGCCTTCCCCGACCGCTTGTTCGCCCCTGCTAAACGGGTCGATCTCATGCCCGATGGCATCAACCCTGTGCTCGACAAGGAGCTCCGCAGCGAAATCTTCAGCCAAGGTACCCTGATGCTTCGAATCGTGATTCAAGTCAGCATGTTAATGTCGATCATACTGATGTTTTTGTGGTTATTCCAGTTTCCCGAACGGGCCGGATACTATGTCAGCTACGTCTTGACCTTCAACCTGCTGGTGGGGCCGGTTTTTTCGGCAGGAGCCATCACCCAGGAGCGGGAACGCAAGACGGTCGGCCTGCTGCTTACTACCCTGCTAACCCCCTGGAGGATTCTCTCGGCCAAGCTGCTGGCGGCGCTGCGAGTCTCCACCGTGTTGACCCTGTTGCTCACTGAACAAATCGTACTGGGCTATCTTCTCAACAGCGAATTTCATCCCCGCTGGTGGACCTTCTTTCTCTTTATGATGATCATTGTTCATTCGTGTATGATGACCACCTCCATCGGCCTGCTTTGCTCGTCGCTCGTCAAACGAACTACGACGGCAATGATTCTGACATACCTCTTTTTGATGTTGATCTACGTCGCGCCTATCGGAGCGTTCAACTTCATTCAGGCGTTCTTTCCTGAGGTTTCAGAGGCCAACCTGCGTTGGCTCCTGACCCTGAGTCCCTACGCCGCGGCGGTAGACATCCCGCTGGGAATCACCCCCCTGGGGGCGTTGTCCGGCCCCACGACTCCCATCCCCTTTGGAGCTGAGGAGAGCTTCGGTTGGCTAGGGCCGGGCTATGGAGACCCCCTGCCGGGGATCGGCCTGCCGGTTTGGTTGGTTCATCTCATCCTGTTTCCCTTGGTCACACCGTTGATCTGGGCGGCGGCTTACCTCGCTTTCCGCTACAATTGGTGGGTGGCAGCGCGGACCATCTGA
- a CDS encoding YicC/YloC family endoribonuclease: protein MTVLTSMTGFGEARGVLALGNARIELRAVNNRHLKVTMKLPPPLETIEPELDRLVRSMVKRGTLTVSVRLDRPKTAEDYRLNLTALASYRDQLRQLAARDEETARHFVVPWDGLLRLPGVVEDGRAAELGDLSHHEHDGGEAQEASLWNEFQPLCIEALERFQADRRREGSRMATALRELAEAIGTRVEEVVALAPRVADAYRDRLLERSRVWLEQVGVTLELRDIAREVALFADRCDITEELARLRAHLVQFHHLVTHPSERDEPCGRALEFLVQEIGREINTLGAKANDLEITRHVLTMKNLLESIRELIQNIE, encoded by the coding sequence GTGACCGTGTTGACCAGCATGACCGGGTTCGGCGAAGCCCGAGGCGTTCTGGCGCTGGGCAACGCGCGAATCGAACTTCGGGCGGTCAACAACCGTCATCTCAAGGTGACGATGAAACTGCCGCCGCCTCTAGAAACGATTGAACCGGAATTGGACCGTCTGGTCCGGTCGATGGTCAAGCGGGGCACGTTGACGGTCTCAGTGCGGCTGGATCGTCCCAAAACGGCCGAGGATTACCGCCTCAACCTGACCGCGTTGGCCTCCTATCGGGACCAACTCCGCCAGCTGGCCGCCCGCGACGAGGAAACGGCGCGCCATTTCGTCGTTCCTTGGGACGGTCTTTTGCGTCTGCCGGGTGTGGTGGAGGATGGACGCGCGGCCGAGCTTGGGGACCTTTCCCACCATGAACACGATGGCGGCGAGGCGCAGGAGGCGAGCCTCTGGAACGAGTTTCAGCCGCTTTGCATCGAGGCGCTGGAGCGTTTCCAGGCCGACCGCCGCCGGGAAGGCTCGCGGATGGCAACCGCCCTGCGCGAACTGGCCGAGGCGATCGGCACCCGTGTCGAAGAGGTCGTGGCGCTGGCTCCCCGAGTGGCCGACGCCTACCGCGACCGACTTTTGGAACGGTCCCGCGTCTGGTTGGAACAGGTCGGGGTGACCTTGGAACTCCGCGACATCGCCCGCGAAGTGGCTCTCTTTGCGGACCGCTGCGATATCACCGAGGAACTCGCCCGCCTCCGGGCCCACCTTGTCCAGTTTCACCATCTCGTGACCCACCCCTCCGAGCGGGATGAACCCTGCGGACGTGCTTTGGAATTCCTGGTTCAGGAAATCGGACGCGAGATCAACACCCTAGGAGCCAAGGCCAACGACTTAGAAATCACCCGCCACGTCCTGACGATGAAAAATCTTCTCGAATCGATCCGCGAGCTGATTCAGAACATCGAATAA
- a CDS encoding tetratricopeptide repeat protein codes for MNYASRSQTESWSSAAIVTLAGRALLVLAVGVIACLSGCVAGTGRSGLRGAPSEAAGEDVVFAQREMLHRAAQAALETDRLDEAAQILNRLAAQNPHSPMVHYRRGVLYRKAGRPEEARACLNQALAIDPNYGEALVELAMLDADLGRTQIALERALTATRLDPTNGKAHAARGRLLADLGRDEEALAAFHRALEWEPDDPEIQWRVAAIQRRRGRLEQSLARLAKVLELDPDHGEAHHLRGVIRLERGRIAEAVEDLTLAAQRLPHRPEVHYHLALARQANHQLDQAREAVTQARRLDPTFQAAAILEENLKRR; via the coding sequence GTGAACTACGCGAGCCGTTCCCAAACCGAGTCGTGGTCGAGTGCCGCGATCGTCACGCTGGCTGGTCGCGCGTTGCTTGTTCTGGCGGTGGGTGTCATAGCGTGCCTCTCGGGTTGCGTGGCGGGAACCGGGCGTTCCGGCTTGCGGGGCGCCCCGTCGGAGGCCGCTGGCGAGGATGTCGTGTTTGCCCAGCGCGAGATGCTTCACCGCGCCGCTCAGGCGGCTCTAGAGACTGATCGGCTCGACGAGGCGGCTCAGATTCTGAATCGCTTGGCGGCTCAAAACCCCCATTCGCCAATGGTCCATTATCGCCGAGGTGTGCTGTACCGCAAAGCCGGACGGCCCGAGGAGGCGCGGGCCTGCCTCAATCAAGCCCTGGCGATCGACCCTAACTACGGCGAGGCGTTAGTGGAACTCGCCATGCTCGACGCCGATCTCGGTCGAACCCAAATCGCTCTGGAGCGCGCGTTGACCGCCACCCGGCTTGATCCCACCAACGGCAAAGCCCACGCGGCGCGCGGGCGCTTGCTGGCCGATCTTGGGCGCGACGAGGAGGCGTTGGCGGCGTTCCATCGCGCCCTGGAGTGGGAGCCAGATGATCCGGAGATTCAATGGCGGGTCGCGGCGATCCAACGTCGTCGGGGCCGCTTGGAACAAAGTCTGGCCCGCTTGGCCAAAGTTCTTGAGTTGGACCCCGACCACGGCGAAGCCCACCACCTGCGCGGCGTCATCCGTCTGGAACGCGGACGCATCGCCGAGGCAGTGGAGGATCTCACTCTTGCCGCTCAACGGTTGCCTCACCGTCCTGAAGTTCACTATCACCTTGCCCTGGCTCGTCAGGCCAACCACCAACTCGATCAGGCCAGAGAGGCGGTGACTCAAGCGCGTCGCCTGGACCCCACGTTTCAGGCCGCCGCCATCCTGGAGGAAAATCTCAAGCGACGCTGA
- a CDS encoding ThuA domain-containing protein has translation MTISRRRFQAAVLGMAGMVLSPWGRLGPTPTRAEEDCADRPIKVLLIGKDRDHPPGTHEYMDECRMLAACLTRIEGVEAVVSNGWPTDPAILDGVSTIFLYTAVGGDVLFKDPARRVEMQRLLDRGCGLVSIHWSTGVSDGEPAEAQLAALGGTFDTSYSKLKFATAILRKVDPDHPIGRGWNDFEMHDEFYLELKYAQGIRPLIAVELDGVTHTLGWTLERPNGGRSFGFVCGHFHENFVNDNYRGILLNAILWTAGREVPAEGAPKAVTAEELTLSPDPRRGTK, from the coding sequence ATGACGATCTCGCGACGACGCTTTCAAGCGGCGGTCCTTGGAATGGCCGGCATGGTTCTCTCCCCGTGGGGACGCCTGGGACCGACCCCGACGCGGGCGGAGGAGGACTGCGCCGATCGTCCTATCAAGGTGCTGCTCATCGGCAAGGACCGCGACCATCCTCCCGGAACCCATGAGTACATGGACGAGTGTCGAATGTTGGCCGCCTGCCTCACGAGGATCGAGGGGGTCGAGGCGGTCGTCTCCAACGGCTGGCCGACCGATCCGGCGATTCTCGACGGGGTCTCGACAATTTTCCTGTACACCGCCGTTGGTGGCGACGTGCTGTTCAAGGATCCAGCCCGGCGCGTCGAGATGCAACGCCTGCTTGATCGTGGCTGTGGTCTGGTGTCAATCCACTGGAGTACCGGCGTGTCCGACGGTGAACCGGCCGAAGCCCAACTGGCCGCTCTGGGCGGCACTTTCGACACCAGCTACTCGAAGCTCAAGTTCGCCACGGCGATCTTGCGTAAGGTGGACCCTGACCACCCGATTGGTCGGGGCTGGAACGACTTCGAGATGCACGACGAGTTTTATCTGGAACTCAAGTACGCCCAAGGGATCCGTCCGCTGATCGCGGTCGAGCTCGACGGCGTGACCCATACCCTGGGCTGGACCCTGGAACGTCCCAACGGCGGGCGTTCGTTCGGCTTTGTCTGCGGCCACTTCCACGAAAATTTCGTCAACGACAATTATCGGGGCATTCTGCTCAACGCCATTCTTTGGACCGCTGGACGCGAAGTTCCCGCCGAGGGCGCGCCCAAGGCGGTCACGGCCGAAGAGTTGACCCTCTCTCCTGATCCCCGCCGGGGCACGAAGTGA
- a CDS encoding 4'-phosphopantetheinyl transferase family protein has product MDDPFGPGFGIASEQSLPPEPCWFPGGPQIDARPPGPGEVHLWRVDLDDPRISSEDQFWWDALNDSDRRRIEAIRHPVTRLSSLVGRGLTRRILAAMLPSAPAPSALTIQTGRFGKPACLDGPPSIEFNLSHSGSLVLLALASQGPLGIDVELLRPYTHRDGLIQRIADPEEATLFRCAPEPQRDLLVTRLWTRKEACVKATGEGMLVSGSLDRLRVPLNEPPHPPRPTRWDGCTTPLESWTLRSLTPRPGYLAALAAPWTVEHLHARLWRFDQTRA; this is encoded by the coding sequence ATGGACGACCCGTTCGGCCCTGGTTTTGGCATTGCTTCTGAGCAGTCGCTCCCACCGGAACCTTGCTGGTTTCCAGGTGGTCCTCAGATCGACGCGCGGCCGCCTGGACCCGGCGAAGTCCACCTTTGGCGGGTCGATTTGGACGATCCCCGCATCAGCTCTGAGGATCAGTTCTGGTGGGACGCGCTCAACGATTCAGACCGTCGTCGAATCGAAGCGATCCGTCATCCCGTCACTCGTCTGAGTTCCTTGGTGGGTCGTGGTCTGACCCGGCGGATTCTGGCCGCCATGTTGCCATCGGCCCCGGCCCCCTCGGCCCTCACCATCCAGACCGGTCGGTTTGGCAAACCGGCCTGCCTCGATGGTCCTCCCTCCATCGAGTTCAACCTCAGCCACAGCGGCTCCCTGGTTCTCCTGGCCTTGGCCAGTCAGGGGCCATTGGGAATCGACGTGGAACTTCTAAGACCCTACACCCATCGGGACGGCCTTATCCAACGCATCGCCGACCCCGAAGAAGCCACTTTGTTCCGATGCGCTCCCGAACCCCAACGCGACCTTCTGGTCACCCGACTTTGGACCCGCAAGGAAGCCTGCGTCAAAGCAACCGGTGAAGGCATGCTTGTCAGCGGCTCACTGGACCGATTGAGGGTGCCTCTGAATGAACCGCCTCATCCCCCTCGTCCCACCCGGTGGGACGGATGCACGACTCCTTTGGAATCCTGGACCTTGCGTTCCCTCACCCCCCGCCCCGGCTACTTGGCCGCCCTGGCCGCCCCTTGGACCGTCGAACATCTTCACGCGCGCCTGTGGCGCTTCGATCAGACGCGCGCTTAG
- the secG gene encoding preprotein translocase subunit SecG: MLSNLLFVLLTLISLFLILVVLLQRGRGGGLVGALGGSGGVSAFGTKTGDVFTKITIYVACVWGVLCMILVRINATPERFGTGPVRNNQPAASGEASPGEQTAPKPAQPASPSGLPSAIDDL, translated from the coding sequence GTGTTGAGCAATCTCTTGTTCGTGCTGTTGACGTTGATTTCCCTGTTCCTCATCCTGGTGGTGTTGCTCCAACGAGGCCGGGGCGGTGGTTTGGTGGGTGCGCTGGGTGGATCCGGAGGTGTCAGCGCTTTCGGCACCAAGACCGGCGACGTGTTCACCAAAATCACAATTTACGTCGCATGCGTTTGGGGGGTTTTGTGTATGATTCTGGTTCGGATCAACGCCACGCCCGAACGATTTGGCACCGGGCCGGTGCGGAATAACCAACCCGCCGCCAGCGGCGAGGCGTCCCCCGGCGAGCAAACCGCTCCCAAGCCGGCCCAACCCGCCTCCCCGTCCGGCTTGCCGTCGGCCATTGACGATCTTTGA
- the gmk gene encoding guanylate kinase produces the protein MTTNPTPGHDSGQVQPPPRGRLVVISGPSGAGKSSLTRAALNHPALRERAELSISATTRPPRPGELNGRDYWFLDPEEFQKRRDQGRFLETAEVFGNWYGTPVDWVDQRLAQGRIVLLEIDVAGARQIRKARPDAILIFVHPPNLAILEQRLRGRGSESEEAIARRLAHAQKEIDQAHVYDFEILNDLFEPTVERLVQIILNPVPDDNPTVF, from the coding sequence ATGACCACGAACCCGACTCCCGGCCATGATTCCGGCCAGGTCCAACCACCGCCTCGGGGTCGTTTGGTGGTGATCTCAGGCCCCTCGGGCGCGGGTAAGTCCAGCCTGACCCGCGCGGCTCTCAATCATCCTGCGTTGCGCGAGCGGGCCGAACTCTCCATCTCGGCCACCACTCGCCCGCCGCGCCCGGGCGAACTGAATGGCCGGGACTATTGGTTTCTCGACCCCGAGGAGTTTCAAAAACGCCGCGACCAAGGCCGATTCCTCGAAACCGCCGAGGTCTTTGGCAACTGGTACGGCACGCCGGTCGATTGGGTCGATCAACGCTTGGCTCAAGGACGCATTGTCCTACTGGAAATCGATGTGGCCGGTGCCCGGCAAATCCGCAAGGCGCGCCCCGACGCCATCCTCATCTTCGTCCACCCGCCTAACCTGGCCATTTTGGAACAACGCCTGCGTGGACGCGGCAGCGAAAGCGAGGAGGCCATCGCTCGCCGTTTGGCTCATGCCCAAAAGGAAATCGACCAGGCGCACGTCTACGACTTCGAAATCCTCAACGACCTCTTCGAACCCACCGTGGAGCGACTCGTCCAAATCATCCTCAACCCCGTTCCCGACGACAATCCCACCGTCTTCTAA
- a CDS encoding ABC transporter permease, whose product MMSPGPVFFFECLRVSRKKRLFLSRFALGMIVLVVLGLVGYNTVDGTFDGEDQISHTQASQLALGFFSAIFFPLSISILAMTPGTFASLIPEDRQRKILFAMLTTPLSGIEIILGKFLIRYLVLVSYLAISLPIVAILNLYGGVPPTILAAAYGSTIAAIWLYGALAMWVSARSRNPRSANSTAFILIGSLLFFPFLIRNSPPNGTFLEPWLTIYSGLFWINSFLEPFSLLCLAFDVSVNLGSNVFDATGFATTLGLQFAAGAVALGWAGLTLRRSNRRLEDTASKWLWFKGGSDRRIAPVPPVGDDPLFWKEGQLQPRCSVGAVVKMVVLALVLLSWLFANGYFAFWRIGEILGWSPMAGWFMDFHTFSGDSERDAFNEFTRFVTAIAMFFWLLGVSSLTAATLTLEREKDTWISLIATPLSAHEILRGKVLGILWKTRLFPIVIVTQLTLAVLLGAVHPLGAVLTAIPTMTMLTFACCLGIYFSAGYEKTSSAQSATIASQFFMYFGLFCFLASIFPLGRSDFLRELLLGVTSQPLIFIFAQFVEVNEIEIWSSYLISDQIILIYLAYLAIGSSLYGFFSFVLWKQALARFLKRADRPRRFGVGLHSVEG is encoded by the coding sequence ATGATGTCGCCCGGTCCAGTCTTCTTCTTCGAGTGTCTGCGGGTTTCCAGAAAAAAACGTCTTTTTCTTTCTCGATTTGCTTTAGGGATGATCGTCCTGGTTGTGCTTGGACTCGTCGGCTACAACACGGTCGATGGGACATTCGACGGGGAAGATCAAATCAGCCACACCCAGGCGAGTCAACTCGCCCTAGGGTTCTTCAGCGCCATCTTCTTTCCGCTGAGCATCAGCATTCTGGCAATGACCCCCGGCACCTTCGCCAGCCTGATTCCCGAAGACCGCCAACGCAAAATCTTGTTCGCTATGCTGACCACCCCCCTGTCTGGAATCGAAATCATTCTCGGCAAGTTCCTCATTCGATACCTTGTTCTCGTTTCTTATCTCGCCATCAGTTTACCCATCGTCGCCATCCTCAACCTTTACGGCGGCGTACCGCCAACCATTCTCGCGGCCGCCTATGGCTCAACCATCGCGGCGATCTGGCTCTACGGCGCGTTGGCGATGTGGGTCTCGGCTCGGTCGCGCAACCCGCGATCGGCCAACTCGACCGCATTCATCCTCATAGGAAGCCTTCTCTTTTTCCCGTTCCTCATCCGAAACTCGCCTCCGAATGGAACGTTTCTCGAACCCTGGTTGACGATCTATTCCGGCCTCTTTTGGATCAATTCCTTTTTGGAACCGTTCTCGCTCCTCTGCCTGGCGTTCGACGTTTCGGTGAATCTCGGTTCCAACGTCTTCGACGCGACCGGGTTCGCCACCACGTTGGGTCTGCAATTCGCCGCCGGCGCGGTGGCCCTGGGTTGGGCGGGCTTGACCCTGCGGCGCTCCAATCGCCGCCTCGAAGACACGGCCTCCAAGTGGCTCTGGTTCAAGGGGGGCTCCGACCGGCGAATCGCGCCAGTGCCGCCCGTGGGGGACGATCCTCTGTTCTGGAAAGAGGGACAACTTCAACCCCGTTGTTCCGTGGGTGCGGTGGTCAAAATGGTGGTCTTGGCCCTCGTCCTCCTCTCCTGGCTATTCGCCAATGGTTACTTCGCGTTTTGGAGAATCGGCGAGATTCTCGGTTGGTCGCCCATGGCCGGCTGGTTCATGGATTTCCACACGTTCTCGGGCGACTCCGAGCGCGACGCCTTCAACGAGTTCACGCGCTTCGTCACCGCGATCGCAATGTTCTTCTGGCTCCTAGGCGTCTCGTCGTTGACCGCGGCGACCTTGACGCTAGAGCGTGAGAAGGACACCTGGATTAGCCTCATCGCCACGCCGCTTTCAGCCCACGAGATTCTACGCGGCAAGGTGCTGGGTATCCTTTGGAAAACGCGCCTCTTTCCCATCGTCATTGTGACGCAATTGACGCTGGCGGTGCTTCTGGGCGCAGTTCATCCCCTGGGGGCCGTTCTGACGGCAATCCCGACGATGACCATGCTGACATTCGCGTGCTGCCTTGGGATCTATTTTTCCGCGGGCTACGAAAAAACCAGCTCGGCTCAGAGCGCGACCATCGCATCTCAGTTTTTCATGTACTTTGGTCTGTTCTGTTTTCTTGCTAGCATCTTTCCTTTGGGAAGATCGGATTTTCTGAGGGAGCTCCTATTGGGCGTAACAAGCCAGCCGCTCATATTCATTTTTGCTCAGTTTGTCGAAGTCAATGAAATCGAAATCTGGTCTTCCTACTTAATTAGTGATCAAATTATACTGATATACTTGGCTTATCTGGCGATCGGGAGTTCGCTTTATGGATTCTTCAGCTTCGTGCTTTGGAAGCAGGCTTTGGCGCGATTCCTCAAGCGAGCTGATCGCCCCCGGCGTTTCGGGGTCGGTTTGCATTCAGTTGAAGGTTAA
- the trpS gene encoding tryptophan--tRNA ligase, with the protein MRVLSGIQPSGTLHIGNYLGAIRQYLALQHDNDAFYFVADYHALTSVRDAQTLRTNVFNVLVDLLALGLDPEKACVFVQSDVPETVELSWLLTTVTPMSWLEKCVSYKDKVAQGLSADHGLFAYPILQAADILIYDADLVPVGQDQKQHLEITRDVAERFNQTYRAEVFKLPQPRILPTVAVIPGTDGRKMSKSYANTIDLFEEPASILKKVKRMVTDSKTVEEPKDPDTCSLMALYRHFADPDALAEAEAKYRAGGIGYGEMKQRLAQAIIDHLAPARERRAEWVAHPERVEEFRRRGAERARKVARIVLDRAREAVGMRRVGPPA; encoded by the coding sequence ATGCGCGTTTTGTCTGGCATCCAGCCTTCAGGAACCCTTCATATCGGTAACTATTTAGGGGCGATCCGCCAATACCTCGCCCTGCAACACGACAACGACGCTTTCTACTTCGTGGCCGACTACCACGCGCTGACGAGTGTACGCGACGCCCAAACCCTGCGGACCAACGTGTTCAACGTTTTGGTTGATCTATTGGCGTTGGGGTTGGACCCGGAGAAAGCCTGTGTGTTCGTCCAGTCGGACGTGCCCGAGACGGTCGAGTTGTCCTGGTTGCTGACCACGGTCACGCCGATGAGTTGGCTGGAGAAGTGCGTCAGTTACAAGGACAAGGTCGCCCAGGGCCTCTCGGCCGACCACGGCCTGTTCGCCTATCCGATTTTGCAGGCGGCCGACATTTTGATTTATGACGCCGACCTCGTGCCGGTGGGTCAGGACCAGAAGCAACATCTCGAAATCACCCGCGACGTAGCCGAGCGGTTCAATCAAACCTATCGCGCTGAGGTCTTCAAGCTGCCCCAGCCTCGGATTCTGCCCACCGTGGCGGTCATCCCCGGCACTGACGGTCGCAAGATGTCCAAGAGCTACGCCAACACGATCGACCTGTTCGAGGAACCGGCCTCCATCCTGAAGAAGGTCAAGCGGATGGTCACCGACAGCAAGACGGTCGAGGAGCCCAAAGATCCCGACACATGTTCACTCATGGCGCTGTATCGTCATTTCGCCGACCCCGACGCCTTGGCCGAGGCCGAGGCCAAGTACCGCGCGGGGGGGATTGGCTACGGCGAGATGAAGCAGCGTCTGGCGCAGGCGATCATCGACCATCTGGCCCCAGCTCGGGAACGACGGGCCGAATGGGTTGCGCATCCCGAACGGGTTGAGGAGTTCCGCCGTCGGGGAGCCGAACGGGCCCGCAAGGTGGCCCGAATTGTGTTGGATCGCGCCCGCGAGGCGGTGGGGATGCGTCGGGTCGGCCCCCCTGCGTGA